One part of the Salinivirga cyanobacteriivorans genome encodes these proteins:
- a CDS encoding alpha/beta hydrolase has product MKVEEYQWKVNNKNVYGATWLPEKSPQAVIIFIHGIGEHIHRYDSWFEIFIEIDMAVISADHHGHGRSEGKRGHFKNYCEPMDFTAMLFDKADKLFPHLPKILYGHSMGGNIALNFLIRKRPKVKSAIISAPWVKLNKPPKKWLVNLARIFRPVWPAFSLKAGIKRSELTTNEEELEKYEKDELVHGRITISSFLELDAAARYINENIQSLSIPTLILQGESDPIASLNGPKKLKGKNPHYIEIKTFEGFLHEIHKEKERQIAFNEIQQWLSRTV; this is encoded by the coding sequence ATGAAGGTTGAAGAATATCAATGGAAGGTCAATAATAAAAATGTATACGGAGCTACATGGTTGCCTGAAAAATCGCCACAGGCAGTGATTATTTTTATTCATGGCATTGGTGAACATATACACCGATACGACTCCTGGTTTGAAATATTTATTGAAATTGACATGGCTGTAATTTCGGCTGATCATCATGGCCACGGCCGATCTGAAGGTAAAAGAGGGCACTTTAAAAATTACTGTGAGCCCATGGACTTCACTGCTATGTTGTTTGACAAGGCTGACAAATTATTTCCGCATCTTCCTAAAATACTATATGGACATAGCATGGGTGGTAACATTGCATTGAATTTTTTAATTCGCAAAAGGCCAAAGGTAAAAAGTGCCATAATATCTGCTCCATGGGTTAAGCTGAACAAACCACCCAAAAAGTGGCTTGTAAATTTAGCTCGAATATTCAGGCCGGTTTGGCCGGCATTTTCGCTTAAAGCAGGAATAAAACGAAGTGAACTTACTACAAATGAAGAGGAGCTTGAAAAGTACGAAAAGGATGAATTGGTACATGGACGGATCACAATCAGCTCATTTTTGGAACTAGATGCAGCAGCACGCTATATAAATGAAAACATTCAATCGCTTTCAATCCCCACTTTAATATTGCAAGGTGAGTCTGATCCGATAGCAAGCTTAAATGGGCCGAAAAAACTAAAGGGCAAAAACCCGCACTATATTGAAATAAAAACCTTTGAAGGTTTCTTGCATGAAATACATAAAGAGAAGGAGCGACAAATTGCATTTAATGAAATTCAACAATGGCTAAGCAGAACAGTATGA
- a CDS encoding GIY-YIG nuclease family protein — protein sequence MESLKNGQRYIGQTSNLDERMRRHNADYVRSTRNNAPWKLLAYLQMESRQEAIKLEEKLKRMKNRERVFSYFAQHGVILPH from the coding sequence CTGGAATCGTTAAAAAATGGGCAGCGTTATATCGGGCAAACTTCCAATCTTGATGAGAGAATGCGAAGGCATAATGCTGATTATGTACGTTCCACCCGGAACAATGCTCCATGGAAGTTACTTGCTTACCTTCAGATGGAAAGCCGGCAAGAAGCCATCAAATTAGAAGAGAAGCTGAAACGGATGAAAAACCGTGAAAGGGTTTTTAGTTACTTTGCCCAACATGGTGTCATTTTACCTCACTAA
- a CDS encoding ABC transporter ATP-binding protein, with protein MIQVEQLDKEFSGKKVLEDINVEFEQGKANLIIGQSGSGKTVLLKSIVGLHTIDNGTVLYDGRDFHRLKKTEQKKVRQEMGMLFQGSALFDSYNVADNVRFPLDIFTNQSKAEKMKRVAFCLDRVNLHDVEHLLPSELSGGMKKRVAIARAISMNPKYLFCDEPNSGLDPKTSVVIDDLLLELTHDFNMTTIINTHDLNSMMGIGEKIVFISKGKVEWTGNRDDLLSTKNETLHSFIYSSKILKDSSN; from the coding sequence ATGATACAAGTAGAGCAGTTGGACAAAGAGTTTAGTGGCAAAAAAGTACTTGAAGATATCAATGTTGAGTTTGAGCAAGGCAAGGCTAATCTCATTATTGGGCAAAGTGGATCAGGAAAAACGGTTTTATTAAAGTCTATTGTTGGATTACATACAATTGATAACGGTACTGTTTTATACGATGGCCGGGACTTTCACAGGTTAAAAAAAACAGAGCAAAAAAAGGTACGCCAGGAAATGGGCATGTTATTTCAGGGATCGGCATTGTTCGATTCCTATAATGTGGCCGACAATGTGCGCTTTCCGCTTGATATTTTTACAAATCAATCGAAAGCAGAAAAGATGAAACGCGTGGCCTTTTGCCTCGACAGGGTTAACCTGCACGATGTAGAGCACCTGTTGCCCTCCGAGCTTAGCGGGGGTATGAAAAAACGTGTAGCTATAGCCAGGGCCATCAGTATGAATCCGAAATATCTGTTTTGTGATGAACCAAACTCAGGACTCGATCCTAAAACTTCAGTTGTTATTGATGATTTACTCCTGGAGTTAACCCACGATTTTAATATGACAACCATTATAAATACCCACGATTTAAATTCAATGATGGGAATAGGGGAAAAAATTGTATTTATAAGCAAAGGAAAAGTTGAATGGACCGGGAACAGGGATGATTTACTTAGCACAAAAAACGAAACATTACACAGCTTTATTTATTCATCAAAAATTTTAAAAGATTCGTCTAATTGA
- a CDS encoding type II toxin-antitoxin system RelE/ParE family toxin — MKIVYKETFVQRLEKQLRFIAIDNPSAAKRFKKDLIEKIKKIPDNPKIYRKSIYFEDESIRDFIFKGYTIVFRINNQQIEIFGFLKFQQDPTD, encoded by the coding sequence ATGAAAATTGTTTACAAAGAAACTTTTGTCCAACGACTGGAAAAACAACTACGCTTTATTGCCATTGACAATCCATCAGCAGCGAAAAGATTCAAAAAAGATTTAATAGAAAAAATAAAGAAAATTCCGGATAATCCTAAAATTTACCGAAAATCAATATATTTTGAGGATGAATCCATAAGAGATTTTATTTTTAAAGGTTATACGATAGTCTTCAGAATAAATAACCAGCAAATAGAAATTTTTGGGTTTTTAAAAT
- a CDS encoding GIY-YIG nuclease family protein, whose translation MESLKNGQRYIGQTSNLDERMRRHNAGYVRSTRNNAPWKLLAYLQMESRQEAIKLEEKLKRMKNRERVFSYFAQHGVILPH comes from the coding sequence CTGGAATCGTTAAAAAATGGGCAGCGTTATATCGGGCAAACTTCCAATCTTGATGAGAGAATGCGAAGGCATAATGCTGGTTATGTACGTTCCACCCGGAACAATGCTCCATGGAAGTTACTTGCTTACCTTCAGATGGAAAGCCGGCAAGAAGCCATCAAATTAGAAGAGAAGCTGAAACGGATGAAAAACCGTGAAAGGGTTTTTAGTTACTTTGCCCAACATGGTGTCATTTTACCTCACTAA
- a CDS encoding secondary thiamine-phosphate synthase enzyme YjbQ, with translation MQQVIQIRTRSENGLYDITRQVDEFVIASGIKEGLVHVYAQGATAGIMIQENWDESVQRDVISLLRKYIPQGVWEHDAQDGNGDAHLKAGLVGPSETIPIIDGRPGLSTWQNIFFCEFDGPREQRPIVLTILK, from the coding sequence ATGCAACAGGTTATTCAAATACGGACCAGAAGTGAGAATGGACTTTATGACATAACGCGTCAGGTAGATGAGTTTGTTATTGCTTCCGGAATAAAAGAAGGTCTTGTCCATGTTTATGCGCAAGGCGCCACCGCTGGAATTATGATTCAGGAGAATTGGGATGAGAGTGTGCAACGAGATGTAATTAGTCTTTTACGTAAGTATATTCCTCAGGGTGTTTGGGAGCATGATGCCCAGGACGGAAATGGTGATGCACATTTAAAAGCCGGATTGGTTGGTCCATCTGAAACCATACCAATTATAGATGGCAGACCCGGTTTGTCGACCTGGCAAAATATTTTCTTTTGTGAATTTGACGGCCCCCGTGAACAAAGGCCAATTGTGCTGACTATTCTAAAATAG
- a CDS encoding GSCFA domain-containing protein — protein MKNFRTTFNIPTSSNSIDYNTKTMLIGSCFSDNIGNKLEALKFNVLRNPHGVLYNPYSVQETLNFALGNRELQDNDLVYHNDLWHSYLHHSSFSEAEKQKLIARIETTRKETLAYLKSINTLFITFGTAWVYELKSSHKIVSNCHKIPSAAFKRFRLSTCDIVDEFSILIRRLQELNPELQIVFTLSPIRHLKDGAVENQLSKSILKVAIHELIEMHEQCSYFPSYELVMDDLRDYRYYADDMTHLSASAIAYIFERFAEVYIPEAARQIISRVEKLNRAVSHKPFNTQSESHQKFIKTTINQIKALNKEFSSQDWSNELQILNAQIIKT, from the coding sequence ATGAAAAACTTTCGTACAACTTTCAATATACCAACATCATCAAACAGCATAGATTACAATACAAAAACTATGTTGATTGGTTCATGCTTTAGCGACAATATAGGAAATAAGTTAGAAGCTCTAAAGTTTAATGTGTTGAGAAACCCTCACGGGGTGCTATACAACCCCTATTCTGTGCAGGAAACCCTCAACTTTGCTTTGGGAAATCGCGAATTACAGGATAACGATTTGGTTTATCACAATGATTTATGGCATAGCTACCTACATCACAGTAGTTTTTCTGAAGCCGAAAAACAAAAGCTCATAGCCAGGATTGAAACTACCAGAAAAGAAACACTCGCGTACCTGAAAAGCATCAACACATTATTCATTACATTTGGAACCGCATGGGTATATGAACTTAAGAGCAGCCACAAAATTGTAAGTAATTGTCATAAAATTCCGTCTGCAGCTTTCAAACGTTTCAGACTGTCAACATGCGATATTGTTGATGAGTTCTCCATTTTAATCAGAAGACTACAAGAGCTCAATCCTGAGTTGCAGATTGTATTTACCTTAAGCCCCATTCGACATTTAAAAGATGGGGCTGTAGAAAACCAACTTTCCAAGTCAATTTTGAAAGTAGCCATTCACGAACTTATTGAGATGCATGAACAGTGTAGCTATTTTCCTTCTTATGAGTTGGTAATGGATGATTTAAGAGATTATCGTTATTATGCCGATGACATGACACACCTTTCAGCATCTGCGATTGCTTATATTTTCGAGCGTTTTGCAGAAGTGTATATACCCGAAGCAGCCAGGCAAATTATTAGCAGGGTTGAAAAGCTGAACAGGGCAGTATCGCATAAACCTTTTAACACACAAAGTGAATCACATCAAAAATTTATTAAAACCACAATAAATCAAATAAAAGCACTTAATAAAGAATTTTCGTCACAAGACTGGAGTAATGAACTACAAATACTTAATGCACAAATAATAAAAACCTAA
- the kdsB gene encoding 3-deoxy-manno-octulosonate cytidylyltransferase yields the protein MTNKFLALIPARYGSTRFPGKPLAMIENKPMIQHVYEKATGFFEYVYVATDDERIQKSVEHFGGRVVMTKDSHQSGTDRCAEALHKLEKQLGTFFDVVVNIQGDEPFIDPVQLKLISESFRSEKTEIATLVKKIDCQTDLFDINKPKVILNKNLEAIYFSRTPIPYYRNLEEHKWLKHHKYYKHIGLYAYRADVLKQITKLDQSSLEVAESLEQLRWIEHGYRIAVRETDIENISIDTPSDLQKIDKK from the coding sequence ATGACAAACAAGTTTTTAGCGCTTATTCCAGCCAGATATGGTTCTACCCGGTTCCCGGGAAAGCCGTTGGCAATGATTGAAAATAAACCAATGATACAGCATGTTTATGAAAAGGCAACCGGTTTTTTTGAATATGTTTATGTAGCTACCGATGATGAGCGTATACAGAAAAGTGTAGAGCACTTTGGAGGGCGTGTGGTAATGACTAAAGACTCGCATCAAAGTGGCACCGATAGATGTGCAGAAGCCCTTCATAAATTGGAAAAGCAATTGGGGACCTTTTTTGATGTGGTGGTAAATATACAGGGAGATGAGCCATTTATTGATCCGGTACAGCTTAAGCTTATTTCAGAAAGTTTCAGGTCAGAAAAGACTGAAATTGCAACGCTTGTAAAAAAAATAGATTGTCAGACAGATTTGTTTGATATCAATAAACCCAAAGTTATTTTAAATAAAAACCTTGAGGCAATTTATTTTAGTCGTACGCCCATACCCTATTATCGGAACCTAGAAGAACATAAGTGGTTGAAGCATCATAAATACTATAAGCATATTGGGCTATATGCCTATCGGGCCGATGTGTTGAAACAAATCACTAAATTGGACCAAAGCAGTCTGGAGGTTGCAGAATCGCTGGAGCAGCTAAGGTGGATTGAGCATGGTTACCGCATTGCAGTTAGGGAAACAGATATAGAAAATATATCAATAGATACACCATCCGATTTGCAAAAAATTGACAAAAAATGA
- a CDS encoding MlaE family ABC transporter permease — MWLLYHIGRYTHFIYRVFGKPERFSIYFKNFLLEGWKLGIGSLGIVVIISFFMGAVVTLQTAYNFESPIIPLYLIGLTARDSMLLEFSSTIVALILAGKVGSNIASEIGTMRVTEQIDALEIMGINPSAFMVRPKILGMVFIIPFLTIISMFIGIFGGFLASVSTGVLTAHDYIYGIHYAFIPWYIYYSLIKSVVFAFIFTSVPAYFGYYVSGGALEVGRASTKAVVVSSVLILIFNLILTQLLLA; from the coding sequence ATGTGGTTACTATACCATATTGGACGATATACACACTTTATTTACCGGGTTTTTGGTAAACCCGAACGCTTTAGCATTTATTTCAAAAACTTCCTTTTAGAAGGCTGGAAGCTTGGAATAGGTTCTCTTGGCATCGTGGTAATAATTTCGTTTTTTATGGGTGCAGTAGTCACCCTGCAAACAGCATACAACTTCGAAAGTCCCATTATACCGTTGTATTTGATTGGTCTTACTGCCCGTGACAGTATGTTGCTGGAATTCTCATCTACCATTGTAGCGCTTATACTTGCCGGAAAAGTAGGCTCCAATATTGCGTCTGAAATTGGCACTATGCGCGTTACAGAACAAATTGATGCCTTAGAAATTATGGGAATCAACCCATCAGCCTTCATGGTAAGGCCAAAAATCCTGGGAATGGTATTTATTATACCTTTCCTTACCATCATAAGTATGTTTATCGGGATTTTCGGAGGTTTTTTAGCATCGGTTAGTACAGGCGTGCTCACAGCACACGATTATATTTATGGTATTCACTACGCATTTATACCCTGGTACATTTATTACTCATTAATAAAATCTGTTGTATTTGCATTCATTTTTACAAGTGTCCCAGCATATTTCGGTTATTATGTAAGCGGTGGCGCACTTGAGGTTGGACGAGCAAGTACAAAAGCCGTGGTAGTGAGCAGTGTATTGATCTTAATTTTTAATCTGATACTTACCCAATTATTATTAGCATGA